One segment of Microbacterium arborescens DNA contains the following:
- the ilvD gene encoding dihydroxy-acid dehydratase — translation MPDSSETIDIKPRSRAVTDGIEATTSRGMLRAVGMGDEDWDKPQIGIASSWNEITPCNLSLDRLAQGAKEGVHSGGGYPLQFGTISVSDGISMGHEGMHFSLVSREVIADSVEAVIMAERLDGTVLLAGCDKSIPGMMMASARLGLSSVFLYAGSTMPGWVKLSDGTEKDVTIIDSFEGVGACRAGKMSEADLKRIECAIVPGEGACGGMYTANTMASVGEALGLSLPGSAAPPSADRRRDYYAHRSGEAVVNLLRQGITTKDILTKEAFENAIALVMALGGSTNAVLHLLAIAREAEVDLSLHDFNRIGDKTPHVADMKPFGQYVMNDVDRHGGIPVVMKAMLDEGLLHGDALTVTGKTLAENLRDLDPEPIDGKVIHTFDNPIHASGGITILHGSLAPEGAVVKTAGFDATVFEGPARVFERERAAMDAVANGEIEPGSVIVIRYEGPKGGPGMREMLAITAAIKGAGLGKDVLLLTDGRFSGGTTGLCIGHIAPEAVDAGPIAFVRDGDLIRVDIAARSLDLLVDEAELNARRDGWAPLPPRYTRGVLAKYSKLVRSAAEGATTG, via the coding sequence ATGCCCGACAGCTCCGAGACCATCGACATCAAGCCCCGCAGTCGTGCCGTCACCGACGGCATCGAAGCCACGACCTCCCGAGGGATGCTCCGTGCCGTCGGCATGGGGGATGAGGACTGGGACAAGCCCCAGATCGGCATCGCCTCGAGCTGGAACGAGATCACCCCGTGCAACCTGAGCCTCGACCGGCTCGCCCAGGGGGCCAAGGAGGGCGTCCACTCCGGCGGCGGTTACCCGCTGCAGTTCGGCACCATCTCCGTCTCGGACGGCATCTCGATGGGCCATGAGGGCATGCACTTCTCGCTGGTCTCGCGCGAGGTCATCGCCGACTCCGTCGAGGCCGTCATCATGGCCGAGCGGCTCGACGGTACCGTCCTGCTGGCAGGCTGCGACAAGTCCATCCCCGGCATGATGATGGCGAGTGCCCGCCTCGGGCTCTCGAGTGTCTTCCTGTACGCGGGGTCGACGATGCCGGGCTGGGTGAAGCTCAGCGACGGCACCGAGAAGGACGTCACGATCATCGACTCGTTCGAGGGCGTCGGTGCGTGCCGCGCCGGCAAGATGAGCGAGGCCGACCTCAAGCGCATCGAGTGTGCGATCGTGCCCGGCGAGGGAGCCTGCGGCGGCATGTACACGGCCAACACCATGGCCTCTGTCGGCGAGGCCCTCGGCCTCAGCCTGCCGGGCTCCGCCGCCCCGCCGTCGGCCGACCGCCGCCGCGACTACTACGCGCACCGCTCGGGTGAGGCTGTGGTCAACCTCCTGCGCCAGGGGATCACGACGAAGGACATCCTGACGAAGGAGGCGTTCGAGAACGCGATCGCCCTCGTCATGGCTCTCGGAGGCTCGACGAACGCCGTCCTCCATCTGCTCGCCATCGCCCGCGAGGCAGAGGTCGACCTCAGCCTGCACGACTTCAACCGGATCGGTGACAAGACTCCGCACGTGGCGGACATGAAGCCGTTCGGCCAGTACGTCATGAACGACGTCGACCGTCACGGTGGCATCCCCGTCGTGATGAAGGCGATGCTCGACGAGGGACTGCTGCACGGTGACGCGCTCACGGTGACGGGCAAGACCCTCGCCGAGAACCTCCGCGACCTCGACCCCGAGCCCATCGACGGCAAGGTCATCCACACGTTCGACAACCCCATCCACGCCAGCGGCGGCATCACGATCCTGCACGGGTCGCTCGCCCCCGAGGGGGCGGTCGTGAAGACCGCCGGCTTCGACGCCACGGTGTTCGAGGGCCCCGCACGCGTCTTCGAGCGCGAGCGCGCGGCGATGGATGCCGTCGCGAACGGCGAGATCGAGCCGGGCTCGGTCATCGTCATCCGCTACGAGGGCCCGAAGGGCGGACCGGGTATGCGAGAGATGCTCGCCATCACGGCGGCCATCAAGGGCGCCGGGCTCGGGAAAGATGTACTACTCTTGACGGACGGACGATTCTCAGGCGGCACAACCGGCCTGTGCATCGGCCACATAGCACCCGAAGCGGTGGACGCAGGTCCCATCGCATTCGTGCGCGATGGTGATCTGATACGGGTCGATATCGCGGCTCGCTCCCTCGACCTACTCGTCGACGAGGCTGAGCTGAACGCCCGCCGTGACGGCTGGGCTCCTCTTCCCCCGCGCTATACCCGTGGCGTTCTGGCCAAGTACTCCAAGCTCGTGCGCTCCGCCGCGGAGGGCGCGACCACCGGCTGA
- a CDS encoding alpha,alpha-trehalose-phosphate synthase (UDP-forming) yields the protein MSTADFVVVANRLPVDRNTDGGGDGEWRRSPGGLVTALEPVMRRTEGAWVGWPGKPDLEFDPFDFDGMQLVPVALSAADVEDYYEGFSNDTIWPLYHDVIAAPRYRRNWWEAYQRVNRRFAEAAAAAAADGGTVWVQDYQLQLVPKMLRDMRPDLTIGYFHHIPFPAYGLYSQLPWRKQVLEGLLGADVIGFQRVADAGNFARAVRRQLRYETKASGIRVPADGGGHRTALAKAFPISISTDDYIELAQRPDIQARAAEIREDLGNPKTVLLGVDRLDYTKGIRHRLKAFGELIEDGRVSVEDATLVQVASPSRERVESYVQLRDEIELTVARINGDHDTWGHSAIRYMHQAFPREEMVALFLAADVMLVTALRDGMNLVAKEYVASRIDNRGVLVLSEFAGAADELASAVRINPHDIDGMKDAIVRAIEMPAAEQGRRMRALRKRVREHNVDDWSRSFLDALAAAGRSSSPAHSAASARSVSTAMTEAEHNA from the coding sequence ATGAGCACCGCTGATTTCGTCGTCGTCGCCAACCGGCTTCCGGTTGACCGGAACACGGACGGTGGTGGAGACGGGGAATGGCGCCGTTCGCCCGGAGGGCTCGTCACGGCTCTCGAGCCCGTCATGCGGCGTACCGAAGGCGCTTGGGTCGGTTGGCCCGGGAAGCCCGATCTCGAGTTCGACCCGTTCGACTTCGACGGCATGCAGCTCGTTCCCGTCGCACTCAGCGCCGCGGACGTCGAGGACTACTACGAGGGTTTCTCCAACGACACCATCTGGCCGCTCTACCACGACGTCATCGCCGCCCCCCGATACCGCCGTAACTGGTGGGAGGCATACCAGCGCGTGAACCGGCGCTTCGCCGAAGCCGCGGCGGCGGCTGCCGCGGACGGCGGCACCGTGTGGGTGCAGGACTATCAGCTGCAGCTCGTGCCCAAGATGCTGCGCGACATGCGGCCCGATCTCACGATCGGCTACTTCCATCACATCCCGTTCCCGGCCTACGGTCTCTACTCGCAGCTTCCCTGGCGTAAGCAGGTGCTGGAGGGGCTTCTGGGCGCCGACGTCATCGGCTTCCAGCGTGTGGCGGACGCGGGCAACTTCGCACGCGCGGTGAGGCGACAGCTGCGCTACGAGACGAAGGCGAGCGGCATCCGCGTTCCGGCTGACGGCGGCGGGCACCGCACCGCACTCGCGAAGGCGTTCCCGATCTCGATCTCGACCGACGATTACATCGAGCTCGCGCAGCGCCCCGACATCCAGGCCCGGGCCGCGGAGATCCGCGAAGACCTCGGCAACCCGAAGACCGTGCTGCTCGGCGTGGACCGTCTCGACTACACCAAGGGCATCCGTCACCGGCTGAAGGCCTTCGGTGAGCTCATCGAAGACGGCCGGGTCTCGGTCGAGGACGCGACCCTCGTGCAGGTGGCGAGCCCCAGCCGCGAGCGCGTCGAGTCATACGTGCAGTTGCGTGACGAGATCGAGCTCACGGTCGCCCGCATCAACGGCGATCACGACACGTGGGGTCACAGCGCGATCCGATACATGCATCAGGCATTCCCGCGCGAGGAGATGGTGGCCCTGTTCCTCGCGGCCGACGTCATGCTCGTCACCGCTCTTCGCGACGGCATGAACCTGGTGGCGAAGGAGTACGTCGCCAGCCGCATCGACAATCGCGGGGTGCTCGTACTGAGCGAATTCGCCGGCGCTGCCGACGAGCTCGCGAGCGCCGTGCGCATCAACCCGCACGACATCGACGGTATGAAGGACGCCATCGTACGGGCGATCGAGATGCCCGCAGCCGAGCAGGGGCGGCGCATGCGCGCGCTGCGCAAGCGCGTGCGCGAGCACAATGTCGACGATTGGTCGCGCTCGTTCCTCGACGCTTTGGCCGCTGCCGGTCGATCGAGCAGCCCCGCGCATTCGGCGGCTTCCGCCCGTTCCGTCTCGACGGCCATGACGGAAGCCGAGCACAACGCATGA
- the serA gene encoding phosphoglycerate dehydrogenase has translation MPQPVVLIAEELSPATIDALGPDFEIRSVDGADRAALLPALADAHAVLIRSATKMDAEAIAAAPSLKVIARAGVGLDNVDIKAATAAGVMVVNAPTSNIISAAELTVGHILSLARHIPAAHASLAAGAWKRSSFTGTELFEKTVGIIGLGRIGALIAARVQAFGVNVVAYDPYVTPTRAQQLGVTLLSLDDLLTQSDFVTIHMPKTPETTGMIGAEQFARMKKSAYVVNVARGGLIDEEALYTALTTGEIAGAGLDVFTSEPPKEDGTAFPLLSLPNVIVTPHLGASTDEAQEKAGVSVAKSVKLALEGDLVPDAVNVAGGVIDPFVRPGIALVEQLGQIFTGLAPSALTSLDIEVRGELADYDVSVYRLAALKGIFTNIVSENVSYVNAPLFAEQRGIETRLIVESESPLYRNITILRGTLSDGSVLTVEGTLAGTRMVPKVVGINGYEVEVPIERHHVVMRYADRPGIVAIYGQKLGEAGINIAGLQVARPDASGRALSVLTVDSPVPDHLLDEMREAVAADLFRQIELTGF, from the coding sequence GTGCCCCAGCCCGTCGTGCTCATCGCCGAAGAACTCTCGCCCGCAACGATCGATGCTCTCGGTCCTGACTTCGAGATCCGATCGGTCGACGGCGCCGACCGCGCCGCGCTGCTTCCTGCTCTCGCCGACGCGCACGCCGTCCTGATCCGCTCCGCGACCAAGATGGATGCCGAGGCCATCGCCGCCGCCCCGTCGCTGAAGGTCATCGCTCGCGCGGGCGTCGGACTCGACAACGTCGACATCAAGGCCGCGACAGCCGCCGGCGTCATGGTCGTCAACGCCCCGACGTCAAACATCATCTCGGCGGCCGAGCTGACGGTCGGCCACATCCTGAGCCTCGCGCGTCACATTCCGGCCGCTCATGCCTCGCTTGCCGCAGGCGCCTGGAAGCGCTCGTCCTTCACCGGCACCGAGCTCTTCGAGAAGACCGTGGGCATCATCGGCCTCGGTCGTATCGGCGCGCTCATCGCCGCGCGCGTGCAGGCATTCGGCGTGAACGTCGTGGCATACGACCCCTACGTCACACCCACTCGCGCGCAGCAGCTCGGCGTGACCCTGCTGAGCCTCGACGACCTCCTCACGCAGAGCGACTTCGTCACGATCCACATGCCGAAGACTCCGGAGACGACGGGCATGATCGGCGCGGAGCAGTTCGCGCGCATGAAGAAGTCGGCCTACGTGGTCAACGTGGCGCGCGGTGGCCTGATCGACGAAGAGGCGCTGTACACCGCTCTCACGACGGGTGAGATCGCCGGGGCGGGGCTCGACGTCTTCACGAGCGAGCCTCCGAAGGAGGACGGCACCGCGTTCCCGCTCCTCTCGCTGCCCAACGTCATCGTCACGCCCCACCTCGGGGCCTCGACCGACGAGGCGCAGGAGAAGGCGGGCGTCTCGGTGGCGAAGTCGGTCAAGCTCGCCCTCGAGGGCGATCTGGTGCCCGACGCCGTGAACGTCGCCGGTGGTGTGATCGATCCGTTCGTGCGTCCCGGTATCGCGCTGGTCGAGCAGCTCGGGCAGATCTTCACGGGTCTCGCGCCCAGCGCGCTGACGAGCCTCGACATCGAGGTCCGCGGCGAGCTGGCCGACTACGACGTCAGCGTCTACCGCCTCGCGGCGCTGAAAGGGATCTTCACCAACATCGTCAGCGAGAACGTCTCGTACGTGAACGCGCCGCTCTTCGCCGAGCAGCGCGGCATCGAGACGCGTCTCATCGTCGAGTCCGAGAGCCCGCTGTACCGCAACATCACGATCCTGCGGGGCACCCTCTCCGACGGCTCGGTCCTCACCGTCGAAGGCACCCTCGCCGGAACGCGCATGGTCCCGAAGGTCGTCGGCATCAACGGCTACGAGGTCGAGGTGCCCATCGAACGGCACCACGTGGTGATGCGCTATGCCGACCGCCCGGGGATCGTGGCGATCTACGGCCAGAAGCTGGGGGAGGCGGGAATCAACATCGCCGGCCTTCAGGTCGCGCGTCCCGACGCTTCCGGTCGCGCTCTTTCGGTGCTGACGGTCGACTCGCCGGTGCCGGACCACCTTCTCGACGAGATGCGCGAGGCCGTGGCCGCCGACCTGTTCCGCCAGATCGAGCTGACCGGCTTCTGA
- a CDS encoding acetyl-CoA C-acyltransferase, producing MTTPEIVIVAAARTPQGRLQGALSSMPAPELGGAAIAGALSASGVEAASVDAVIMGQVLPAGNGQNPARQAALSGGIGWDVPASSVNKVCLSGLTAIIDASRMIALGDAEVVVAGGMESMSRAPHLLPGSRSGWSYGSIEVLDHAAFDGLTDAYDRESMGASTERLNPRFAVSRGDQDAVAARSHERAAAARAEGRFSAEMAAVTVPQRRGEPVIVDADEGIRPDTTLETLAGLRPAFAKGGSITAGNASQISDGAAVVILTTRDRAEREGWTVMAALGANGQVAGPDNSLHEQPAAAIERALAKDGIAVSDVDLIEINEAFGSVVAASERRLGVSSDIVNVDGGGIALGHPIGASGARLVVHLAHELVRRGAGTAVAGLCGGGGQGEALILTR from the coding sequence ATGACCACGCCCGAGATCGTCATCGTCGCCGCTGCCCGCACGCCGCAAGGCCGCCTGCAGGGCGCGCTGTCGTCGATGCCGGCCCCCGAGCTCGGTGGCGCCGCCATTGCCGGTGCTCTCTCCGCATCGGGCGTCGAGGCCGCGTCGGTGGACGCCGTCATCATGGGGCAGGTCCTCCCGGCGGGCAATGGACAGAATCCCGCACGGCAGGCGGCGCTGTCCGGCGGCATCGGTTGGGACGTCCCCGCATCCAGCGTCAACAAAGTCTGTCTCTCCGGGCTCACGGCGATCATCGACGCGTCGCGCATGATCGCCCTCGGAGATGCTGAGGTGGTCGTCGCCGGAGGCATGGAATCTATGAGCCGGGCACCCCACCTTCTGCCCGGATCCCGCTCCGGTTGGTCGTACGGCTCGATCGAGGTGCTCGACCACGCTGCCTTCGACGGCCTCACCGATGCGTACGATCGCGAGAGCATGGGGGCGTCGACCGAGCGCCTCAACCCGCGTTTCGCCGTGTCACGAGGAGATCAGGATGCCGTGGCCGCACGCTCGCATGAGCGCGCCGCTGCGGCACGGGCCGAGGGCCGCTTCAGCGCAGAGATGGCGGCCGTGACGGTGCCGCAGCGACGTGGGGAGCCGGTCATCGTCGATGCCGACGAAGGCATCCGTCCCGACACCACGCTCGAGACTCTCGCGGGCCTGCGTCCCGCTTTCGCGAAGGGCGGCTCGATTACCGCCGGCAATGCGTCGCAGATCTCCGACGGTGCCGCAGTGGTCATTCTGACCACCCGAGACCGGGCGGAGCGCGAGGGATGGACGGTGATGGCCGCGCTCGGCGCCAATGGTCAGGTCGCCGGGCCCGACAACTCACTGCACGAGCAGCCCGCCGCCGCGATCGAACGCGCACTGGCCAAGGACGGCATCGCGGTATCCGACGTGGATCTCATCGAGATCAACGAGGCCTTCGGCTCGGTCGTCGCCGCCTCGGAGCGTCGCCTCGGTGTCTCATCCGACATCGTCAACGTCGACGGAGGCGGGATCGCGCTCGGGCACCCCATCGGTGCGTCGGGCGCACGTCTCGTCGTGCACCTGGCGCACGAACTCGTGCGTCGCGGAGCGGGCACGGCCGTGGCGGGGCTCTGCGGTGGTGGTGGACAGGGCGAGGCGCTGATCCTCACGCGCTGA
- a CDS encoding acetolactate synthase large subunit, giving the protein MSTDISAAIPRPPSRTPSAPVMTGAEAVVRSLDNLGVTEVFGLPGGAIMPVYDPLMDDEAVRHILVRHEQGAGHAAEGYASASGRVGVAIATSGPGATNLVTAIADAYMDSVPLVCITGQVFSTLMGTDAFQEADIVGITMPITKHSFLVKTAEEIPGAIAAAFEIAGTGRPGPVLVDITKDAQQNTAPFVWPPKVDLPGYRPVTKAHGKQIQAAAQLLAESQKPVLYVGGGVIRGRASDELLTLAEATGAPVVTTLMARGAFPDSHPQHLGMPGMHGTVPAVLALQESDLIVALGARFDDRVTGKASLFAPNAKVVHVDIDPAEISKIRFADVPIVGDVRDVLVDLESAFRGVIGDGKPDTTEWWAYLDGLREEFPLGYAPTTDGLLSPQHVIQRIGELTGPEGVYASGVGQHQMWAAQFIKYERPNSWLNSGGAGTMGYAVPAAMGAKVAQPDRVVWAIDGDGCFQMTNQELATCVINQIPIKVAIINNSSLGMVRQWQTLFFDGRHSNTDLNTGHGTARIPDFVKLGEAYGCLAIRVETEDQIDDAIKLALETNDRPVVIDFVVSADAMVWPMVPQGVSNSYIQYAREHAPAFDEEA; this is encoded by the coding sequence ATGTCCACCGACATCTCCGCGGCCATTCCCCGGCCGCCGTCCCGCACCCCCTCAGCTCCCGTGATGACGGGAGCGGAGGCCGTCGTCCGCTCGCTCGACAATCTCGGTGTCACCGAGGTCTTCGGGCTGCCGGGCGGCGCGATCATGCCCGTCTACGATCCACTCATGGACGACGAGGCCGTACGCCACATCCTCGTTCGTCACGAGCAGGGCGCAGGGCACGCGGCCGAAGGCTACGCCTCGGCGTCGGGTCGGGTCGGGGTCGCCATCGCGACCTCGGGTCCCGGCGCGACGAACCTCGTGACCGCGATCGCCGACGCCTACATGGACTCCGTGCCACTTGTCTGCATCACGGGCCAGGTGTTCTCGACCCTCATGGGAACGGATGCCTTCCAAGAGGCCGACATCGTCGGCATCACGATGCCGATCACGAAGCACTCCTTCCTGGTGAAGACCGCCGAGGAGATCCCCGGTGCGATCGCGGCGGCGTTCGAGATCGCCGGCACCGGCCGGCCCGGCCCCGTCCTCGTCGACATCACGAAGGACGCTCAACAGAACACCGCGCCGTTCGTCTGGCCGCCGAAGGTCGATCTGCCGGGCTACCGCCCGGTGACGAAGGCGCACGGCAAGCAGATCCAGGCGGCCGCCCAGCTTCTCGCCGAGTCGCAGAAGCCGGTCCTCTACGTCGGCGGCGGCGTGATCCGGGGCCGCGCCTCCGACGAGCTGCTGACCCTCGCCGAGGCGACCGGCGCGCCTGTCGTCACGACGCTCATGGCCCGCGGCGCTTTCCCCGACTCCCACCCGCAGCATCTGGGAATGCCCGGCATGCACGGCACGGTCCCGGCCGTGCTCGCACTGCAGGAGTCCGATCTGATCGTCGCCCTCGGTGCCCGCTTCGACGACCGGGTGACCGGCAAGGCATCGCTCTTCGCCCCGAACGCGAAGGTCGTGCACGTCGACATCGATCCCGCCGAGATCTCGAAGATCCGCTTCGCAGACGTGCCCATCGTGGGAGACGTGCGCGACGTGCTCGTCGACCTCGAATCGGCGTTCCGCGGCGTGATCGGCGACGGAAAGCCCGACACGACCGAGTGGTGGGCCTACCTCGACGGCCTCCGCGAGGAGTTCCCGCTCGGCTACGCGCCGACGACCGACGGCCTGCTGTCTCCGCAGCACGTGATCCAGCGGATCGGCGAGCTCACCGGACCCGAGGGCGTGTACGCATCGGGGGTGGGCCAGCACCAGATGTGGGCCGCGCAGTTCATCAAGTACGAGCGTCCCAACTCGTGGCTCAACTCCGGCGGCGCCGGCACCATGGGCTACGCGGTCCCGGCGGCCATGGGCGCGAAGGTGGCCCAGCCCGACCGTGTGGTCTGGGCGATCGACGGCGACGGGTGCTTCCAGATGACCAATCAGGAGCTGGCGACCTGCGTCATCAACCAGATCCCGATCAAGGTCGCGATCATCAACAACTCGTCGCTCGGCATGGTGCGCCAGTGGCAGACGCTGTTCTTCGACGGCCGCCACTCGAACACCGACCTGAACACCGGGCACGGGACGGCGCGCATCCCCGACTTCGTCAAGCTCGGCGAGGCGTACGGTTGCCTCGCCATCCGGGTCGAGACCGAAGACCAGATCGATGACGCGATCAAGCTGGCGCTCGAGACGAACGATCGCCCCGTCGTGATCGACTTCGTCGTGAGCGCCGACGCCATGGTGTGGCCGATGGTCCCGCAGGGGGTCAGCAACAGCTACATCCAGTACGCCCGCGAGCACGCGCCCGCATTCGACGAGGAGGCCTGA
- the otsB gene encoding trehalose-phosphatase — translation MTAPTFTSRAGLEAAVDRAAKARHLLVALDFDGTLAPLVDEPMSARMLPAARDALARLSHAPATTVALVSGRTLEHLAEISERDPDSRIHLAGSHGAEFWHPDAGSEQDSDDDAELRDALTARAEAIIEGVEGAWIEHKRFGFGLHTRLAEPAAAAEAAARIDELVRVEAPTWRRRTGQDILEFASRHEGKDSAVRSLRERVGADVVVFAGDDVTDEDALRSLEAGDVGIRVGGGETVAEYRVADAAALAVLLGRLAESRAGE, via the coding sequence ATGACCGCTCCGACGTTCACCTCCCGTGCGGGACTCGAGGCTGCGGTGGATCGCGCCGCGAAAGCACGCCACCTGCTCGTCGCCCTCGACTTCGACGGCACTCTCGCGCCCCTGGTCGACGAGCCCATGTCGGCGCGCATGCTCCCCGCCGCACGCGATGCCCTCGCACGTCTCTCGCACGCTCCGGCCACGACGGTCGCGCTCGTGTCCGGTCGGACGCTCGAACATCTCGCGGAGATATCGGAGCGCGATCCCGACTCGCGAATCCACCTCGCCGGCTCGCACGGCGCGGAGTTCTGGCATCCGGATGCCGGTTCGGAACAGGATTCCGACGATGATGCCGAGCTCCGCGATGCGCTGACCGCGCGGGCGGAAGCGATCATCGAGGGGGTCGAGGGGGCATGGATCGAACACAAGCGGTTCGGATTCGGCCTTCACACGCGTCTCGCCGAACCCGCGGCCGCCGCCGAAGCAGCAGCCCGGATCGATGAGCTCGTCCGTGTCGAGGCCCCGACGTGGCGTCGTCGCACCGGGCAGGACATCCTCGAGTTCGCGTCGCGACACGAGGGCAAGGACTCCGCGGTGCGGAGCCTCCGCGAGCGCGTCGGCGCCGACGTGGTCGTCTTCGCGGGCGACGACGTGACCGACGAAGACGCCTTGCGGTCGCTCGAGGCCGGCGACGTGGGCATCCGGGTCGGCGGGGGAGAGACGGTCGCCGAATACCGGGTGGCGGATGCGGCCGCGCTCGCGGTGCTGCTCGGCCGGCTCGCCGAGTCTCGCGCGGGGGAATGA
- a CDS encoding bacitracin resistance protein produces the protein MASEARGAAQTPPVWRVAVVAGAFGLFYAYAVWAAVPLLLTPSPARTAVGWVAVIAAVVLPIVIFAGAFALGWRRRSGSFALILLAGLGLSAVFFLNVLSFALTSGAV, from the coding sequence ATGGCGAGCGAAGCACGAGGAGCCGCGCAGACGCCTCCGGTCTGGCGGGTGGCGGTCGTCGCGGGAGCGTTCGGCCTGTTCTACGCATACGCGGTCTGGGCTGCCGTCCCGTTGTTGTTGACCCCGTCACCGGCACGGACCGCGGTCGGATGGGTGGCCGTCATCGCTGCCGTGGTGCTGCCGATCGTCATCTTCGCGGGGGCCTTCGCGCTCGGGTGGCGCCGACGCTCGGGATCTTTCGCCCTGATCCTCCTGGCGGGGCTCGGGCTGTCAGCGGTGTTCTTCCTGAACGTCCTCTCGTTCGCCCTCACCTCCGGCGCCGTCTGA
- the ilvC gene encoding ketol-acid reductoisomerase — MAEIFYDDHADLSIIQGKKVAIVGYGSQGHAHAQNLRDSGVEVVIALKDGSKSAAKAQDEGFEVKNVADAAEWADLIMILAPDQHQRSIYADSIKDKLTAGKTLAFAHGFNIRFGYIDAPEGVDVILVAPKAPGHTVRREFVAGRGIPDIIAVERDASGSAWDTALSYAKAIGGTRAGVIKTTFTEETETDLFGEQAVLCGGMSHLVQYGFETLIEAGYQPQIAYFEVLHELKLIVDLMWEGGIAKQRWSISDTAEYGDYVSGPRVISPEVKENMKAVLADIQSGAFAQRFIADQDNGATEFLGLREKEQGHPIEATGKELRGLFAWKQQDSDYIEGSAAR; from the coding sequence ATGGCCGAGATCTTCTACGACGACCACGCCGACCTGTCGATCATCCAGGGCAAGAAGGTGGCGATCGTCGGCTACGGCTCGCAGGGCCACGCTCACGCGCAGAACCTCCGCGACTCCGGCGTCGAGGTCGTCATCGCGCTCAAGGACGGCTCGAAGTCGGCCGCGAAGGCGCAGGACGAGGGCTTCGAGGTCAAGAACGTCGCGGATGCCGCGGAGTGGGCCGACCTCATCATGATCCTCGCGCCGGACCAGCACCAGCGCTCGATCTACGCCGACTCGATCAAGGACAAGCTCACGGCGGGCAAGACGCTCGCGTTCGCCCACGGCTTCAACATCCGCTTCGGCTACATCGACGCTCCCGAGGGCGTCGACGTCATCCTCGTCGCCCCGAAGGCTCCGGGTCACACGGTGCGCCGCGAGTTCGTCGCGGGTCGCGGCATCCCCGACATCATCGCCGTCGAGCGCGACGCGTCGGGTTCGGCCTGGGACACCGCGCTGTCGTACGCGAAGGCGATCGGCGGCACCCGCGCGGGCGTCATCAAGACCACCTTCACCGAGGAGACCGAGACCGACCTCTTCGGCGAGCAGGCGGTTCTCTGCGGTGGCATGAGCCACCTCGTGCAGTACGGCTTCGAGACGCTGATCGAGGCCGGCTACCAGCCGCAGATCGCCTACTTCGAGGTGCTCCACGAGCTCAAGCTGATCGTCGACCTCATGTGGGAGGGCGGCATCGCCAAGCAGCGCTGGTCGATCTCCGACACCGCTGAGTACGGCGACTACGTCTCCGGCCCCCGCGTGATCTCGCCCGAGGTCAAGGAGAACATGAAGGCCGTGCTCGCCGACATCCAGTCGGGTGCGTTCGCACAGCGCTTCATCGCCGACCAGGACAACGGCGCCACCGAGTTCCTCGGCCTTCGCGAGAAGGAGCAGGGTCACCCGATCGAGGCGACCGGCAAGGAGCTGCGCGGTCTCTTCGCTTGGAAGCAGCAGGACAGCGACTACATCGAGGGCAGCGCCGCGCGCTGA
- the ilvN gene encoding acetolactate synthase small subunit: protein MSRHVLSLLVEDKPGLLTRVAGLFARRGFNIESLAVGVTEVPGLSRITVVVDVEELPLEQVTKQLNKLVNVIKIVELDFSSSVQREHILIKVRADNQTRSNVIEVANLFRAAIVDYAPDALVVEVTGDRGKIDAILRAFEPFGIKELAQSGLLAIGRGGKSITERVLRG, encoded by the coding sequence ATGTCGCGCCACGTGCTGAGCCTCCTGGTGGAGGACAAGCCGGGTCTGCTGACCCGTGTCGCCGGGCTGTTCGCCCGACGCGGCTTCAACATCGAGTCGCTCGCCGTCGGTGTGACGGAGGTGCCGGGCCTCTCGCGCATCACCGTCGTCGTCGACGTCGAGGAACTGCCGCTCGAGCAGGTGACGAAGCAGCTGAACAAGCTCGTCAACGTCATCAAGATCGTCGAGCTCGACTTCTCGTCGTCGGTGCAGCGCGAACACATCCTCATCAAGGTGCGTGCTGACAACCAGACCCGCTCGAATGTCATCGAGGTCGCGAACCTGTTCCGCGCGGCGATCGTCGATTACGCCCCCGACGCCCTGGTGGTCGAGGTGACCGGAGACCGCGGCAAGATCGACGCGATCCTCCGCGCTTTCGAGCCCTTCGGTATCAAGGAACTCGCACAGTCGGGTCTGCTCGCCATCGGGCGCGGCGGTAAGAGCATCACCGAGCGCGTTCTGCGCGGCTGA